The DNA region GTACTTCGGCGAGGCGATTGACGACGTTGCCCTCCACGCGCCGGTCTCGCGACGCCAGCTCGTCGCCGTGCTCGCACGCGCCCAGCTCTCGGGCCGCCAGCTGGCGATCGACCGGCTGACCGACGAAGGCGAGATGGTCTACCAGTCGAACGACGAGACGCTCCTCTGGCTCGACGGCGACTTCTGGCTCGACATGCGCGGACTTCACCACCTCAGCCCCGACGAAGGACGGGCAGCGCGCGAGGTCCACCGCCGCCTCATCGAGGCCATCGACGGCGACGTTCCTTACTACAACCGCGAGCGAGATCCGTTCGTACTGATCGAACGGCGTCCCGACGGCGTTTGAAACCGATCCGATTTCTGGGCGAAAATCAGCGAACCGCGAAACGCGAACTGCGAGCCGTCACTCCTGGTAGGCCAGGTTCATGATCCACTGGGAGAAGGCGTCGCTATTGGGATCGACCTCCTCCTCTCCGATGAACGGCGAGAGCATGTCGCCGGCCATCAGCAGGGTGAAATCGAGGTCTCGAGCCGTCGGCGAAATGTAGTAGGTGTTGTGTCCGTTGTAGACGGTCTCCTCGCGGTCGACGAGGTCCTTTTCCACCAGCGACTCGACGATCCGACTTCCCTTACGCGAGGAGACGCCGAGTTCCTTCCAGAAGTCGCTCTGGTGGATCCCGCTCGTCTGGCGGACGAGTTCGAGACCCGCGAACTCGTCTTCTGACAGCTCCGCTTCGGCGGCCGAGACGCTCATCGCGACTCCCCTCCGACCGTACCAATCGGTCCTGGTTCCGGCGCGTTCATACTCCATCCACCGGTCGCAAGCCGCTTAAATGTGCCCTTCGCGGTCGGTCAGGTTTGTGGCCAGCGCCTCGAGTGGGCGCTCCAGGCGACCCCCGGCGTCGACCTCGACGTCCCGATACGGCGTTCGACACGGCGGACCGTCGGCGAACGCGTACCCTCGCCGGTCCCCGAGGACGATCAGCGACGACGATCGCGTGCCGTACCCGTCCCCGTGGACGCAGACGCCGTACTCGTGATCGCCGAGGACGGTCCGGGCCCGCCCGAGCCACTCGAGCGCCGGCGTGCGGATCGGGTCTGCGTCCGAAGACTGGACGCCGTCGTTCAGGGAGGTCTCGTCAGCGTCGGAGACCAGACCGGCAACCGCGCCGGAGAGCTCCCGCTGTACGCGGCGGGCGTTCTCGGCCTGGGTCGTCGCGGCGTCCGCACGTCCGTGTGGAATCTCGAACGTCTCGTCGAAGCCAACGTTGACGACGACGTGGATCCCTGGCTCGAGCGTCGTCGTCCGCAGCCTGCCGTCCCACTCCAGGACGAAGGCGTCGTCGCGGTCGGCCACCACGAGACTGAAGCCCGCGAACTCCACGGCGTCGACGGCCTCCGCCACGAACGTCCGGGCCTCGTGCGCGGAGGGCCGTGAGAGCGCGTCGGCGACGAGGCGGCCGCGAGAGCGCTCGCCCGCGAGATCGGCGTCGGTCCACCGGTTCGTAATTCCCACGAACAGGTCGTGGTCGTTGAACCCGATCCAGGTACCGCCGGCCTCGGCGTCACGCGGGGCGACGACGAGGGGGTCGGTCGCGTACAGATCCGGGGAGTCGCTCGGTCGCTCGAGGCCCTCGTCGCGGTTGGCGGCGACGACGACCGGCGCTTCCTCGAACACCTGCCAGGCGAGCGTCAGGGTGCACACGCTGAAAAGGACGGGCGCGACGCCCTTAGCGCTTTAGCAGACCGCACTGACCGCTCGGCATTTCATCGGTCACTCGAGATATCGACGCCCGTTCGGCACCTCACCGGCCGCTCGAGACGTCGACGCCCACCTCCTCGAGCCGCCCGCGGACCTGCTCGCGGTCGACGGTTCCGGAGTGTGTTCGCGGGAGCGACGACGCGACCCCGATCGTCTTCGGACACTTGAACCCGGCCAGGCGGTCGCGGCAGTACGCTCTGAGCGCGTACGGATCGACCTCTTCCCCGCTCGAGGCGACGACCAGCCCGCCGACGCGCTCGCCCCACTCCTCGTCAGATAAGCCGACGACGGCGGCGGCCGACACCGCGGGATGGTCCTCGAGAACGGTCGCGACTGCCGTCGGATCGACGTTCTCGCCGCCAGTGACGATCCGGTCGCTCTGCCGGTCGAGAATCCAGAGGCGACCGTCCTGGTCGCGCTGGCCGAGGTCGCCCGTGTGGAGGCCACGCTCGTCGAACGCGGCCCGCGTTCGCTCGGCCTCGAGGTAACCCGGCGTCACGGTCGGGCCGGAGACGACGATTTCGCCCATCTCGCCCGCCTCGACGGGGTCACCGTCGTCGTCGAGAATCGTCACCTCCGTGCAGACGAGGGGGCGGCCCACGGTACCCTCGTGGGCCACCGCCTCCTCGGGCGTCGCCGTCGCGATCTGGGAGGCCGTCTCGGTCATGCCGT from Natronosalvus rutilus includes:
- a CDS encoding helix-turn-helix transcriptional regulator produces the protein MSVSAAEAELSEDEFAGLELVRQTSGIHQSDFWKELGVSSRKGSRIVESLVEKDLVDREETVYNGHNTYYISPTARDLDFTLLMAGDMLSPFIGEEEVDPNSDAFSQWIMNLAYQE
- a CDS encoding NRDE family protein, whose protein sequence is MCTLTLAWQVFEEAPVVVAANRDEGLERPSDSPDLYATDPLVVAPRDAEAGGTWIGFNDHDLFVGITNRWTDADLAGERSRGRLVADALSRPSAHEARTFVAEAVDAVEFAGFSLVVADRDDAFVLEWDGRLRTTTLEPGIHVVVNVGFDETFEIPHGRADAATTQAENARRVQRELSGAVAGLVSDADETSLNDGVQSSDADPIRTPALEWLGRARTVLGDHEYGVCVHGDGYGTRSSSLIVLGDRRGYAFADGPPCRTPYRDVEVDAGGRLERPLEALATNLTDREGHI